The following proteins come from a genomic window of Purpureocillium takamizusanense chromosome 13, complete sequence:
- a CDS encoding uncharacterized protein (COG:S~TransMembrane:1 (i16-34o)~EggNog:ENOG503P9QH) codes for MPHRVPKLPRAKTSEVLCMGAAGVGVLTPLYLVMPGAEERLARQTTKWAPRWERNITYFAPPVERTVQRIEPPISRAVQRVESRLPLEKMAKRVDSSIRNGIDRFGPKAGPSSPSS; via the coding sequence atgCCTCACCGCGTCCCAAAGTTACCCCGGGCCAAGACCTCCGAGGTCCTCTGCatgggtgctgctggcgtgGGTGTCCTGACGCCGCTCTATCTCGTCATGcctggcgccgaggagcgcctcgcccgtcagACGACAAAGTGGGCGCCTAGATGGGAGCGCAACATTACCTACTTCGCCCCTCCCGTCGAGCGCACCGTGCAACGCATTGAACCCCCCATCTCCAGGGCTGTCCAGCGTGTTGAGAGCCGCCTGCCACTTGAGAAGATGGCCAAGCGCGTCGACAGCAGCATCCGCAACGGCATCGATCGCTTTGGCCCAAAGGCTGGGCCCTCGTCCCCGTCATCATGA
- a CDS encoding uncharacterized protein (EggNog:ENOG503P27B~COG:Q), protein MPTAEPILRGSALVTGAASGIGYATALAFAQHGITQLALADINLDALNASIQTLRESHPHVEVLPLHLDVGNVDEVKAGVAQAVARFGRLDVAVNNAGVAGRGLRTHEIDENEWQRVIGINLNGVYRCQKEELAAMIGQEDLGHRRGRGVIVNVASMYGVVGPRSPLYQSAYTTTKHGVLGLTKADANAYAPDKIRINAICPGYVATPLTSAHMDAHPESPLHDHVAQTPMKRMATPEEVADSIVFLASPMSSFMHGAALVVDGGFTSN, encoded by the exons ATGCCCACTGCCGAACCAATTCTCCGGGGCtccgccctcgtcaccggAGCCGCGTCCG GCATCGGATACGCCACGGCACTCGCCTTCGCCCAGCACGGCATCAcgcagctggcgctggccgacatcaacctcgacgccctcaacGCCTCTATCCAGACCCTTCGCGAGAGTCACCCGCACGTCgaggtgctgccgctgcacctcgacgtcggcaatgtcgacgaggtcaaggccggtgttgcccaggccgtcgcccgctttggccgcctcgacgtcgccgtcaacaACGCTGGCGTTGCCGGCCGGGGTTTGCGCACGCACGAGATCGACGAGAACGAGTGGCAGCGCGTCATCGGCATCAACCTCAATGGCGTGTATCGCTGCcagaaggaggagctggccgccatGATCGGTCAAGA AGACTTGGGCCATCGCCGCGGTCGTGGTGTCATCGTCAACGTAGCGTCCATGtatggcgtcgtcgggcccaGGAGCCCGCTCTACCAGAGCGCCTACACGACGACAAAGCACG GCGTTCTCGGCCTCACAAAGGCGGATGCCAACGCCTATGCCCCAGACAAGATCCGCATCAACGCCATTTGCCCGGGCTACGTCGCCACGCCGCTCACCTCGGCCCACATGGACGCCCATCCCGAAAGTCCCCTGCACGATCACGTCGCGCAGACACCCATGAAGCGCATGGCAACCCCGGAGGAGGTCGCCGATAGCATCGTCTTCCTGGCCTCGCCCATGAGCAGCTTCATGCACGgtgcggccctcgtcgtcgacgggggctTCACAAGCAACTAG
- a CDS encoding uncharacterized protein (EggNog:ENOG503P27B~COG:Q), giving the protein MPTAEPILRGSALVTGAASGIGYATALAFAQHGITQLALADINLDALNASIQTLRESHPHVEVLPLHLDVGNVDEVKAGVAQAVARFGRLDVAVNNAGVAGRGLRTHEIDENEWQRVIGINLNGVYRCQKEELAAMIGQEDLGHRRGRGVIVNVASMYGVVGPRSPLYQSAYTTTKHGAATLIMRVPPRR; this is encoded by the exons ATGCCCACTGCCGAACCAATTCTCCGGGGCtccgccctcgtcaccggAGCCGCGTCCG GCATCGGATACGCCACGGCACTCGCCTTCGCCCAGCACGGCATCAcgcagctggcgctggccgacatcaacctcgacgccctcaacGCCTCTATCCAGACCCTTCGCGAGAGTCACCCGCACGTCgaggtgctgccgctgcacctcgacgtcggcaatgtcgacgaggtcaaggccggtgttgcccaggccgtcgcccgctttggccgcctcgacgtcgccgtcaacaACGCTGGCGTTGCCGGCCGGGGTTTGCGCACGCACGAGATCGACGAGAACGAGTGGCAGCGCGTCATCGGCATCAACCTCAATGGCGTGTATCGCTGCcagaaggaggagctggccgccatGATCGGTCAAGA AGACTTGGGCCATCGCCGCGGTCGTGGTGTCATCGTCAACGTAGCGTCCATGtatggcgtcgtcgggcccaGGAGCCCGCTCTACCAGAGCGCCTACACGACGACAAAGCACGGTGCGGCAACCCTTATCATGCGtgtgcctcctcgccggtAG
- a CDS encoding uncharacterized protein (EggNog:ENOG503P27B~COG:Q) produces MADPTPSMPPLRIGIGYATALAFAQHGITQLALADINLDALNASIQTLRESHPHVEVLPLHLDVGNVDEVKAGVAQAVARFGRLDVAVNNAGVAGRGLRTHEIDENEWQRVIGINLNGVYRCQKEELAAMIGQEDLGHRRGRGVIVNVASMYGVVGPRSPLYQSAYTTTKHGVLGLTKADANAYAPDKIRINAICPGYVATPLTSAHMDAHPESPLHDHVAQTPMKRMATPEEVADSIVFLASPMSSFMHGAALVVDGGFTSN; encoded by the exons ATGGCTGACCCGACCCCGTCCATGCCGCCCCTTCGCATAGGCATCGGATACGCCACGGCACTCGCCTTCGCCCAGCACGGCATCAcgcagctggcgctggccgacatcaacctcgacgccctcaacGCCTCTATCCAGACCCTTCGCGAGAGTCACCCGCACGTCgaggtgctgccgctgcacctcgacgtcggcaatgtcgacgaggtcaaggccggtgttgcccaggccgtcgcccgctttggccgcctcgacgtcgccgtcaacaACGCTGGCGTTGCCGGCCGGGGTTTGCGCACGCACGAGATCGACGAGAACGAGTGGCAGCGCGTCATCGGCATCAACCTCAATGGCGTGTATCGCTGCcagaaggaggagctggccgccatGATCGGTCAAGA AGACTTGGGCCATCGCCGCGGTCGTGGTGTCATCGTCAACGTAGCGTCCATGtatggcgtcgtcgggcccaGGAGCCCGCTCTACCAGAGCGCCTACACGACGACAAAGCACG GCGTTCTCGGCCTCACAAAGGCGGATGCCAACGCCTATGCCCCAGACAAGATCCGCATCAACGCCATTTGCCCGGGCTACGTCGCCACGCCGCTCACCTCGGCCCACATGGACGCCCATCCCGAAAGTCCCCTGCACGATCACGTCGCGCAGACACCCATGAAGCGCATGGCAACCCCGGAGGAGGTCGCCGATAGCATCGTCTTCCTGGCCTCGCCCATGAGCAGCTTCATGCACGgtgcggccctcgtcgtcgacgggggctTCACAAGCAACTAG
- a CDS encoding uncharacterized protein (EggNog:ENOG503PINV~SECRETED:SignalP(1-26~SECRETED:cutsite=ALA-NP~SECRETED:prob=0.7128)) has product MRIAATSRLLYTVLCLVLPLPILALANPTSRCRKTNKMPSRQELTQTRDDYLTLWGGDLSLADRVLFQDVKLNIDRPPSANGSAPVVANDPGAFVNFVKFAHAGWETSEFKVIHWVAEGHNIAIRWKAEAIMGKD; this is encoded by the coding sequence ATGCGCATCGCGGCCACCTCACGCCTTCTGTACACGGTGCTCTGCCTCGTGCTTCCGCTTCCCATTTTGGCTCTTGCCAACCCAACATCTCGCTGCCGCAAAACCAACAAGATGCCTTCTCGCCAAGAGCTCACCCAGACCCGAGACGACTACCTAACGCTCTGGGGCGGTGACCTATCGCTGGCGGACAGGGTTCTCTTCCAGGACGTCAAGCTCAACATTGACCGTCCTCCATCGGCCAACGGCAGCGCTCCCGTCGTTGCCAACGACCCCGGGGCATTCGTTAACTTTGTCAAGTTCGCGCATGCGGGCTGGGAAACATCCGAGTTCAAGGTGATTCATTGGGTGGCCGAGGGGCATAATATTGCCATCCGCTGGAAGGCCGAGGCTATCATGGGCAAGGACTAG
- a CDS encoding uncharacterized protein (EggNog:ENOG503PI3N~TransMembrane:1 (i63-81o)), with product MHQRLDKIAYENGIRTAEVREAALRAARIRRASERGDRENEDARRKQERDEYQKRYNTAARKWVSSIIALPILLVTSYYLFDRLALGHDQKVIPHGTAPGTLDDKKA from the exons ATGCACCAGCGGCTCGACAAGATCGCCT ACGAGAACGGGATACGAACGGCCGAAGTGAGGGAAGCTGCactgcgcgcggcgcgcataAGGCGGGCTTCAGAGCGGGGTGATCGAGAGAACGAGGACGCCCGCCGCAAGCAGGAGCGGGACGAGTATCAGAAGCGCTACAACACGGCCGCGAGGAAGTGGGTGTCGTCCATCATTGCCCTGCCAATTCTACTGGTGACCAGCTACTATCTCTTTGACCGAC TGGCGCTGGGACACGACCAGAAAGTGATACCCCATGGTACGGCGCCCGGgacgctcgacgacaagaaAGCATGA
- the SPT5 gene encoding transcription elongation factor spt5 (COG:K~BUSCO:EOG09260NXC~EggNog:ENOG503NUM8) produces MMASNELPRFDDSEDEEDFNPAPADLSEDEGAEREEEDERPDRSAGAGRSDLGDDNEDAPRRRSRASGSRDREEDDDKDARARDGDDDDDENTRDNREDENRSGDDDDEEGEGVDDDEDDEDEDDVQQGHRRKRRRDRRNAFFDIEAEVDDEDEAEDEEKDGEEIEDFIDNAHPDDVAESARLDDDRRHRELDRRREMEASMDAEKQAEILRQRYGKRGPSKGFGDSAVVPKRLLLPSVDDPSIWAVRCKEGKEREVVMSITKRIEERADTKGELAITAAFERGGAQSVMKGFIYVEAQRQTDILVALDGMLNVYPRSKMTLVDIKDMPELLRVTKTPTLEPGAWVRLRRPAKHAGDLAQVLDVTENGLEARVRFIPRLDYGMRDDALASLTTDGKRKRPGGMAGPRPPQRLFSEVEARKRHPRHIQGNPTTNTWSYMGDEFENGFQVRDVKIQQLVVTDVNPSLEEVTRFASGAEDGTENLDLKALAASLKDSNTLVTYLPGDIVEVYSGEQRGVVGKATNVQGDIVTMSVTEGDLNGQTIEVPIKALRKRFKIGDHVKVIGGSKFRDEVGTVVKISEDRVTLLTDQTNTEVTVFSKDLREASDIGGQGSLGQYTLHDLVQLDPTTVGCVVKVDRESLVVLDQYGDTRQIMPSQISNRLPKRKQAVAADRDGSEIRLDDKVKEFTGQQRQGKIIHIHRSYIFLHTNDSTENAGVFVTKASMVNTVAAKGGRVSSASSGPDLDAMNPALKIHKNGAENKPIQQPVKTFGRDRAINQTAIIKKGPYKGLLGIVKDTTDTHARVELHTKGKTITVPRESLSFRDKTTGAAIDINGRGRGPPGGGFNRGSGDRVPGWQGGSRTPMGAGGSDRVPAWGSRTPAATGGRTPAWKAQDPSGSRTPAWADGSRTVNPYDGSRTAYGTGSRTPAWQSGARTPAVGDAFGAGSRTPAYGGSGGMDSWGSGSKTPAWGASAPTPGASGNDSWGYTPGAGGSGPYDAPTPGAGMSAPTPGALNAPTPGAYSAPTPAASAPTPGGGWQGGWGADAAPTPAAGAPTPGASGYYGAPTPAAYGGLPETPAASGPRYTDDD; encoded by the exons ATGATGGCGTCCAACGAGCTCCCTCGATTCGATGAttccgaggacgaggaggacttCAACCCAGCCCCTGCCGACCTGtccgaagacgagggcgctgaaagagaagaggaagatgagCGGCCAGATCGAAGTGCCGGGGCCGGCCGCAGCGATTTGGGAGACGACAATGAAGATGCTCCGCGGCGGAGGTCGCGGGCCAGTGGCTCCCGCGAccgtgaagaagacgacgataaagacgcgcgcgctcgagacggggacgacgacgacgacgaaaacACCAGAGATAACAGGGAAGATGAGAACCGcagtggcgacgacgacgacgaagaaggcgaaggggtagatgacgacgaagacgacgaagacgaagatgaTGTGCAACAG GGCCATCGCAGAAAAAGACGCCGCGACAGGCGCAATGCCTTCTTTGATATCGAAGccgaagtcgacgacgaggacgaagctGAAGACGAAGAGAAGGATGGCGAAGAGATCGAGGACTTCATCGACAACGCACATCCCGATGATGTAGCCGAGAGTGCAcgtctcgacgacgataGACGACACCGTGAGCTTGATCGCCGTCGTGAGATGGAGGCAAGCATGGACGCGGAGAAGCAGGCCGAGATCCTGAGGCAGAGGTATGGCAAGCGCGGTCCGTCCAAAGGATTTGGCGACTCTGCGGTCGTGCCGAAACGACTCCTTCTTCCTAGCGTCGATGATCCCAGCATTTGGGCCGTCCGCTGCAAGGAAGGCAAGGAGCGGGAAGTCGTCATGTCAATCACCAAGCGAATCGAGGAGCGGGCCGACACTAAGGGCGAACTAGCAATTACCGCCGCCTTCGAGCGAGGAGGTGCTCAGTCTGTGATGAAGGGTTTCATTTacgtcgaggcccagcgccAAACTGACATTCTCGTTGCTCTCGACGGCATGCTCAATGTTTACCCACGGTCGAAAATGACGCTCGTGGATATCAAAGACATGCCTGAGCTGCTTCGCGTTACTAAGACGCCAACACTTGAACCTGGAGCCTGGGTTCGTCTCCGCCGTCCTGCCAAACATGCTGGAGATCTGGCCCAAGTCCTCGACGTTACGGAGAACGGCCTCGAAGCACGAGTTCGCTTTATCCCGAGGCTGGACTATGGCATGCGAGACGATGCCCTGGCGTCACTCACCACGGACGGCAAGAGGAAGAGGCCAGGCGGTATGGCaggcccacgcccgccccagaGGCTGTTCAGCGAGGTGGAGGCTCGGAAGCGCCACCCTCGCCATATTCAAGGAAACCCAACGACCAACACCTGGTCGTACATGGGTGATGAGTTTGAAAACGGCTTTCAGGTCAGGGACGTCAAGATACAACAACTTGTGGTTACCGATGTCAATCCCTCACTGGAAGAGGTGACGCGGTTCGCGTCGGGCGCTGAGGATGGCACCGAGAACCTGGACCtcaaggccctcgccgccagcttGAAGGACAGCAACACACTCGTCACCTACCTGCCAGGCGATATCGTCGAGGTCTATTCAGGCGAGCAacggggcgtcgtcggcaaggcgACCAATGTGCAGGGCGACATTGTCACGATGAGCGTTACGGAAGGCGACTTGAACGGCCAAACCATCGAAGTGCCCATCAAGGCCCTCAGGAAACGCTTCAAGATTGGCGACCACGTCAAGGTAATTGGTGGTAGCAAGTTCCGAGACGAAGTTGGCACTGTGGTCAAGATCTCAGAGGACCGCGTCACCCTCTTGACGGACCAGACGAATACCGAGGTCACAGTCTTTAGCAAAGACCTCCGCGAGGCGAGTGATATTGGCGGCCAGGGATCCCTGGGGCAGTACACCCTTCATGACCTTGTTCAACTTGACCCTACCACCGTCGGTTGCGTCGTGAAGGTTGATCGCGAGTCGCTTGTCGTGCTTGACCAGTACGGGGACACGCGCCAGATTATGCCGTCGCAGATTTCCAACAGGTTGCCGAAGCGGAAGCAGGCTGTCGCTGCCGACCGTGACGGTTCGGAGATTCGACTAgacgacaaggtcaaggaaTTCACCGGCCAACAACGACAGGGCAAGATCATTCACATCCACCGCTCGTACATCTTTCTTCACACCAATGACAGCACGGAGAACGCGGGAGTGTTTGTGACCAAGGCCAGCATGGTGAATACGGTCGCAGCGAAGGGTGGCCGTGtcagctcggcctcctcgggcCCCGACCTGGATGCCATGAACCCAGCCCTCAAGATACATAAGAACGGAGCTGAGAACAAACCCATTCAGCAGCCTGTCAAGACATTCGGCCGTGATCGTGCCATCAACCAGACCGCCATCATCAAAAAGGGCCCCTACAAGGGACTGTTGGGCATCGTCAAAGACACCACCGACACGCATGCCAGAGTGGAGCTGCACACCAAGGGAAAGACCATTACTGTTCCACGAGAGTCGCTGAGTTTCCGGGACAAGACCACAGGTGCCGCCATTGATATCAACGGAAGGGGCCGTGGCCCGCCTGGAGGAGGATTCAACCGCGGAAGCGGTGACAGGGTACCTGGCTGGCAGGGAGGGTCACGTACGCCGATGGGCGCTGGGGGATCTGATAGAGTGCCGGCTTGGGGATCACGGA CACCAGCCGCAACGGGTGGTAGGACACCCGCATGGAAGGCACAGGACCCCTCAGGGTCTCGCACGCCGGCTTGGGCAGACGGTTCGAGGACGGTCAACCCCTACGACGGCAGCCGGACTGCGTACGGGACTGGATCCcggacgccggcctggcagTCGGGAGCCCGCACCccggccgtgggcgacgcgTTTGGTGCCGGATCCCGCACCCCGGCATACGGAGGTTCAGGCGGCATGGACAGCTGGGGATCGGGATCCAAAACACCTGCGTGGGGAGCGTCCGCGCCCACTCCCGGTGCCAGCGGCAACGACTCGTGGGGGTACAcgccgggcgccggcggaTCCGGGCCATACGACGCACCAACGCCAGGTGCCGGCATGAGTGCTCCTACTCCAGGGGCATTGAATGCTCCAACACCGGGAGCGTACTCCGCTCCGACGCCTGCGGCAAGCGCGCCGACTCCGGGTGGTGGCTGGCAGGGCGGATGGGGTGCAGATGCGGCACCCACTCCGGCAGCGGGAGCACCAACGCCGGGAGCAAGCGGATACTATggagcgccgacgccagctgcGTACGGCGGGCTGCCTGAGACGCCAGCTGCCAGCGGGCCTAGATATACTGATGACGACTGA
- a CDS encoding uncharacterized protein (BUSCO:EOG09262J7K~EggNog:ENOG503NWBC~COG:S), with the protein MSQSQQQSLARRPVGAAPGGAPGGGGAHGGAAFQYSGAGAGGGGAGASAGGSAAAAGPPHLPAAASALGVSAAPASVVPAGVSAATTVAAVATPADGGRQDELHMSAAPANSTTTTASSPHAGQPQHQMASSSASSRDYAPHIKLDQPPAPASAYGQHHHHSQSPASFSVPNILQPGGMSRQPAMSPNAAPTMHGSLPPPSAAAPASSSSQPVSSHDYHQQAPSKPSLVMPHSHSYSRSSPAAAAYDTPPSASYHAYTPTTPGGSSSQFMSPGDAAKYNAPGSQRNFSNTPLGLADIRPRADSSMSDGGPGSMGHDLVNAQPGPSNYLAPWAVYAFDWCKWRPQGNGAGKLAVGSYLEDGHNFIQILDSQVVQAPPEVYTPGASKYSLEFNKVAEATHSYPVTRLLWEPPSSQKQSTDLLATSGDHLRLWSLPSETPANPGNNITRASRDAAITKLTPLALLSNSKTPDHTAPLTSLDWNTVSPSLIITSSIDTTCTIWDIPSLTAKTQLIAHDKEVYDVRFCANSVDVFVSCGQDGSVRMFDLRSLEHSTIIYEPTGKEDRENAGRVSPTTAQQSMTTPPPLLRLATSPHDTHLLATFAQDSNIIRILDVRQPGQALLELRGHTNSINCLEWSPLRRGTLASGGDDCQVLIWDLLSSNSSVGGPPVNGTPQQDNHRNPVACWDCEYEVGNLGWVPQLPNADYGEWLGVSAGRGVWATRLM; encoded by the exons ATGAGCCAATCACAACAGCAGTCcctggcgcgacggccggtGGGAGCTGCGCCTGGCGGTGCCCCTGGGGGTGGAGGTGCTCACGGGGGCGCCGCGTTCCAGTAcagtggcgccggcgccggcggcggtggtgctggtgccagTGCAGGTGGCagcgctgcggctgctggccctcCTCAcctccctgctgctgcatctgctCTCGGCGTCTCAGCCGCCCCGGCGTCAGTCGTTCCAGCTGGCGTtagcgcggcgacgacggtggctGCTGTTGCAACGCCCGCTGAcgggggcaggcaggacGAGCTGCACATGTCTGCGGCACCCGCgaacagcaccaccaccacggcgtccAGCCCCCACGCCGGCCAACCGCAGCATCagatggcatcgtcgtcggcctcgtcgcgcgacTACGCGCCGCACATCAAGCTTGACCAGCCTCCCGCGCCTGCCAGCGCCTacggccagcaccaccaccactcgcAGAGCCCCGCGAGCTTCTCCGTGCCCAACATCCTCCAGCCTGGCGGCATGTCGCGCCAACCCGCAATGTCGCCCAATGCGGCGCCCACCATGCACGGCTCCCTGCctccgccctcggccgccgcgcccgcgtcgtcgtcctcgcagCCAGTCTCCTCGCACGACTACCACCAGCAGGCTCCATCGAAGCCATCCCTAGTCATGCCGCACTCTCACTCCTACTCCCgctccagcccagccgcggccgcctacgacacgccgccgtctgcctCGTACCATGCCTAcacgcccaccacgcctGGTGGCTCCTCATCGCAGTTCATGTCCCCCGGCGACGCTGCGAAATACAATGCCCCGGGCTCTCAGCGCAACTTCTCCAACACGCCGCTTGGTCTCGCCGACATCCGGCCACGCGCCGATTCGAGCATGTCGGACGGCGGCCCCGGGTCTATGGGCCATGACCTGGTCAACGCCCAGCCCGGGCCCAGCAACTATCTGGCTCCCTGGGCCGTATATGCCTTCGACTGGTGCAAGTGGCGGCCCCAGGGCAATGGCGCCGGCAagcttgccgtcggcagctacctcgaggacggccacAACTTT ATTCAGATCCTCGACAGCCAGGTTGTTCAAGCTCCGCCGGAGGTATACACACCGGGCGCGTCCAAGTATAGTCTCGAGTTCAACAAGGTGGCTGAGGCGACGCATTCGTATCCCGTCACCCGTCTTCTATGGGAGCCCCCTTCCTCCCAAAAGCAATCCACTGACCTCCTTGCCACCTCTGGCGATCATCTCCGGCTGTGGTCACTACCTTCAGAGACTCCAGCAAATCCGGGCAACAACATCACCCGCGCGTCGCGGGACGCCGCAATCACCAAGCTGACTCCCCTCGCTCTGCTCTCCAACTCCAAGACACCAGACCACACTGCTCCACTCACATCTCTCGACTGGAACACGGTCTCGCCGAGCTTGATCATTACGTCCAGCATCGACACGACCTGCACCATCTGGGATATCCCTTCACTTACAGCCAAGACGCAGCTCATCGCGCACGACAAGGAGGTTTACGACGTGCGTTTCTGCGCAAACAGTGTCGATGTGTTCGTCAGCTGCGGTCAGGATGGCAGTGTCCGGATGTTTGACTTGCGCAGCTTGGAGCACTCAACCATCATCTACGAGCCCACTGGCAAGGAGGACAGAG AGAACGCCGGACGGGTAAGCCCGACGACAGCACAGCAGTCCAtgacgacgcctccgccaTTGCTACGCCTGGCCACGTCCCCTCACGATACCCATCTATTGGCGACGTTTGCGCAGGACTCCAATATCATTCGCATCCTGGATGTCAGACAGCCTGGCCAagcgctcctcgagctgcgtGGGCATACAAATTCCATCAACTGCCTCGAGTGGTCACCGCTGCGACGAGGCACGCTTGCGTCTGGAGGCGACGATTGCCAGGTTCTGATATGGGACCTCTTATCGTCGAACTCATCGGTGGGCGGCCCGCCCGTGAATGGGACGCCGCAGCAAGACAACCATCGCAACCCGGTTGCCTGCTGGGACTGCGAGTATGAAGTTGGCAACCTCGGCTGGGTACCACAACTTCCAAATGCTGATTACGGTGAGTGGCTCGGCGTAAGCGCCGGGCGCGGAGTCTGGGCTACGCGGTTGATGTGA
- a CDS encoding uncharacterized protein (COG:S~EggNog:ENOG503P2A3): MAPSSQRRSEPLGGVGSQSSRASQRHSSRGPPSEYQLDELDPQPYDAAPAFDIEPPQPRLRKHAALGMDREASPSSWLDRPSSSGSSSKLANSPAMFAGPPPPIAASRLLANRPGTSRSRHDGNRQHQSFVATGRATVSSVLFGQGPNSPAQNADSAWRALHRREQALELDVQHLLDLQAAGLLAGTAETLDVTSNSDADGHSDAGSSTPTGTFYSTASSRSRMPKSLYLPPRATSEGNVIPVRQPAKARSVGLRGARSGLRKSMQALADLKGEEETHIDTALSARSLALARLNKLRTTRAGIFDELQVLEGDEEEPLGKELRDLEKKHDVLDGDIRALEEKLVGMRNRRRWLRDQMKEVRSKRDAGLSGYRGALGDVDGKVRELMRAPPVLPLDGDMVGHGAPSSTGGHEFMRLIPERRTMDMAEAWWEAERILLERRKAQVHQERLALEAGGATWYEVMTLVSDFESSLRGILRCGTDPSALPSSKGKEKQPSKEDMILGQLPRMDGIVSELEQRANLAERNGWNLLICAIGAELEAFREAYSMLRALVDIDGEPPPHDLYERDAAAEEHRLTDGGSLARQESDDEVPADLLVSPSDQSGPPSFDGHGSDAHGPPSQRVDSENEVPPEFLAEHDRRD; encoded by the coding sequence ATGGCCCCGTCGTCCCAGCGCAGGTCCGAACCGCTAGGCGGCGTCGGAAGCCAATCCTCGAGAGCGTCGCAGAGACACTCCTCAAGGGGGCCGCCAAGCGAGTACCAACTCGACGAACTCGATCCTCAGCCTTACGATGCCGCTCCAGCTTTCGATATCGAGCCGCCGCAACCTCGTCTTCGAAagcacgccgccctgggTATGGACCGGGAGGCATCACCGAGCTCTTGGCTCGACAGAccgagctcgtcgggctcgtcgtccaagCTCGCGAATTCTCCCGCAATGTTTGCCGGCCCTCCACCACCTATCGCTGCCTCGAGGCTCTTGGCCAACAGACCCGGCACCTCCAGATCGAGACACGATGGCAACCGGCAGCACCAAAGCTTTGTGGCCACTGGTCGCGCGACAGTAAGCAGTGTCCTGTTTGGTCAAGGGCCAAATTCCCCGGCTCAAAACGCAGACTCGGCGTGGCGGGCCTTGCATCGCCGAGAACAAGCCCTGGAGCTAGATGTGCAGCACCTTCTCGATCTGCAGGCCGCGGGTTTGCTCGCGGGTACGGCTGAAACACTCGACGTGACTTCCAACAGCGATGCAGACGGACACAGCGATGCCGGGAGCAGTACTCCCACCGGCACCTTCTATTCCACCGCCAGTTCCAGGTCCAGGATGCCAAAAAGTCTATATCTGCCGCCTCGAGCCACTTCAGAAGGGAATGTGATCCCGGTCCGGCAACCGGCGAAAGCCCGTTCGGTTGGCCTTCGGGGTGCGAGAAGTGGACTGCGCAAATCTATGCAGGCACTTGCAGACTTGaaaggagaggaggagaccCACATCGATACTGCTCTTTCAGCCAGAAGCCTAGCTCTTGCACGTTTGAACAAGTTGAGAACCACGCGAGCCGGCATATTCGACGAGCTACAGGTCCtcgaaggcgacgaggaagagccACTCGGGAAGGAACTTCGAGACCTCGAGAAGAAGCATGACGTGCTGGATGGCGACATtcgcgcgctcgaggagaagctAGTAGGAATGCGAAACCGGCGTCGTTGGCTACGCGACCAAATGAAAGAAGTCAGGAGCAAGAGAGACGCTGGTCTCAGCGGCTATCGAGGCGCACTGGGAGATGTAGATGGCAAGGTCAGGGAACTGATGCGTGCCCCTCCCGTGCTGCCACTGGACGGCGACATGGTCGGCCACGGTGCACCCTCCTCAACCGGAGGCCATGAGTTCATGCGGCTGATCCCAGAGCGACGAACGATGGACATGGCGGAGGCGTGGTGGGAAGCGGAGAGGATCCTTTTGGAAAGGCGAAAGGCGCAGGTCCATCAAGAGAGGCTGGCTCTGGAGGCTGGCGGTGCTACATGGTACGAGGTCATGACCCTGGTGTCGGACTTTGAGTCGAGCCTACGTGGCATTCTGAGATGCGGGACAGATCCCTcggcgctgccctcgtctaagggcaaggagaagcagccgTCCAAGGAGGACATGATTCTTGGCCAGCTTCCGCGAATGGATGGGATTGTATCCGAACTCGAGCAACGAGCAAACCTAGCAGAGCGCAATGGGTGGAACCTTCTGATCTGCGCTATTGGAGCCGAATTGGAGGCGTTTCGGGAGGCCTACAGCATGCTCAGGGCTCTGGTCGACATTGACGGCGAACCACCACCTCACGATCTCTACGAGCGCGACGCGGCAGCTGAAGAGCACCGACTGACGGATGGCGGCAGCCTTGCTAGGCaagagagcgacgacgaagtcCCAGCAGATCTCTTAGTTTCGCCATCGGATCAAAGCGGCCCTCCGTCGTTCGATGGCCATGGTAgcgacgcccacggcccCCCGTCGCAGAGAGTGGACAGCGAGAATGAGGTGCCGCCCGAATTTCTGGCCGAGCATGATAGGCGCGACTAA